The Thiogranum longum genome includes a region encoding these proteins:
- a CDS encoding beta-ketoacyl-[acyl-carrier-protein] synthase family protein: MQQRVAITGLGAISGPGTTTKQFWQALVSGTSSIAPLGSLAEGSRISIGAIVNNYAPETYFPPDKLPLLDRFSQFAVIAATEALADAGLEPHSNATRHAAAIIGTGCGGKQTDEETYLQLYKKGQPRAHPMTIPKGMPSAAACQVSMNLGIGGPVFSVASACASGAHAIIQASLMIQAGIVDVAVAGGTDTPFTYGLLKSWEALRVVSSDTCRPFSANRSGMVLGEGAGMLVLESESHARKRNARIYAELAGFGMTSDAAHITRPDVNGIISAMQKALESTETSAESVAYVNAHGTGTAANDKTETEALHKTFGAHAHSLAVSSTKSMHGHALGASSALELVATTLAIHHQVAPPTANFTEADEDCDLDYIPNKARPMQINTALSNAFAFGGLNAVTVLKKPDF, translated from the coding sequence ATGCAGCAACGTGTAGCCATCACCGGTCTTGGCGCCATATCCGGCCCGGGTACTACGACAAAACAATTCTGGCAAGCACTGGTCAGCGGCACCTCGTCCATTGCCCCGCTGGGTTCGCTGGCGGAAGGCTCCAGGATCAGTATTGGTGCCATCGTCAACAATTATGCCCCGGAAACTTACTTCCCGCCGGACAAACTTCCCCTGCTTGATCGTTTCTCCCAGTTTGCGGTCATCGCGGCCACAGAAGCGCTGGCAGACGCCGGGCTCGAGCCACACAGTAACGCCACACGTCACGCGGCAGCCATAATCGGTACGGGTTGCGGGGGAAAACAGACTGATGAGGAGACCTACCTCCAGCTCTACAAAAAAGGACAGCCCCGGGCTCATCCGATGACGATCCCCAAAGGTATGCCCAGTGCAGCCGCCTGCCAGGTCAGCATGAATCTCGGGATCGGTGGCCCGGTCTTTTCAGTAGCGAGTGCCTGTGCTTCAGGTGCACATGCCATTATACAGGCATCACTGATGATTCAGGCCGGGATCGTGGATGTTGCAGTTGCAGGCGGGACTGATACCCCTTTTACCTATGGTCTGCTGAAATCGTGGGAGGCACTGAGGGTCGTTTCAAGCGACACGTGCAGGCCTTTCTCTGCGAATCGTTCCGGTATGGTGCTTGGAGAAGGCGCTGGTATGCTTGTGCTTGAATCGGAAAGCCATGCCCGCAAAAGAAATGCGCGCATCTACGCCGAACTGGCGGGTTTTGGTATGACCTCTGACGCAGCGCATATAACACGGCCTGATGTGAACGGTATCATTTCGGCTATGCAAAAGGCCCTGGAAAGTACGGAGACTTCTGCTGAATCAGTCGCCTATGTCAACGCCCACGGTACGGGTACAGCTGCCAACGATAAAACCGAAACCGAAGCCCTGCACAAGACCTTTGGTGCCCATGCCCACTCTCTTGCTGTTTCATCAACCAAGTCAATGCATGGCCATGCGCTGGGCGCATCCAGCGCACTGGAACTGGTTGCAACCACACTTGCCATTCATCACCAGGTAGCCCCGCCCACTGCCAACTTCACCGAGGCGGACGAAGACTGTGACCTGGACTACATCCCGAACAAGGCCCGCCCCATGCAGATCAATACAGCATTATCGAATGCCTTTGCCTTCGGTGGTCTCAATGCTGTGACGGTTCTGAAGAAACCGGACTTCTGA
- a CDS encoding acyl carrier protein, which produces MVESVVVEVITRERQCKPEDVNMDTRLSDLGIDSLQAITILYELEERFEIEIPNELMENLETVKDIVSSINKIRQPDTNS; this is translated from the coding sequence ATGGTTGAATCAGTCGTAGTAGAAGTAATTACCCGGGAGCGGCAATGCAAACCGGAAGACGTCAACATGGATACACGCCTGAGCGACCTGGGCATCGACTCTCTACAGGCGATCACCATCCTTTACGAACTCGAAGAACGTTTCGAAATAGAAATCCCGAATGAACTGATGGAAAACCTTGAGACGGTCAAGGATATTGTTTCCAGTATCAACAAAATCCGGCAACCGGATACAAATTCCTAG